AATGTGTAGGATTATATAACGATAAAGTGcatatttaatgataattttcttattttagatCAGTGAGTGggtgtgacttttattttgacaccgGAAATCTTTTGTTTACGCGTCTACACGTAATTACGCATCTACGCGTCAATACGTCTGTACACGAAATAACGCGTACAGACGCAATAACGTGTCCAGGCGTTATAACGTCTGTACACGTTACGTGTAAAGACATATTTAGTAATACGGCCTACGGCCTTCCATATCAAAGCACCGCGAGAGCGTGTCAGCCGCAGCAGTTTCTCCAAAGCGGCTGCAGcagcgctgatgacgacacacctgtttcacgattggccagattcaccgcatcgcaacgatcacgtgtgtttcgggtttattctaaccttttcagttccaataatggccacaaatctgtttttagaacggtaaaaaacttttttactgtagtcgcactgttgtattgagtcacgtttatcatacaacactgataaaagcatatataccaCTACTCGGTATTTAAGTaatatatgattatgttgaactttattcttgaaaagatggcgctgtattacgcagtacataaaaagtattctgttgctcatgaaaatgtttctgaaatgtctttgtatttgacaaatattgcatataattcaagccatctgtgataaagtatgcaaacaccgcgTGAGGgtcactaacgggagcagaaGTGTCGTGTGTTTTCGACTGATGTACGACCGATACTGACATTTACGACCAACAATCGACGTTGAATCAACGTCTGCTTGCTATAAATTAACAGAACTTTCTGTCAAACTAGAAACCATGCTGACTGAGTAAGCTTATTGCTTTTCTTTTGTGGTTGAGGCATGGCATGTACAATACCAACTTAGTcttatattaacacattttaaaggaGACATTGCAAGTCTTTTCAAGCAcgttcacacaacacacacacacacacacaaagtcatgAACAGCTCTTTTGTATagcataagctaaaaaaaaaaaaaatcatacatagcATCACAAGATGTACGTTTTTAAACCCTTTCAATGTTAACTGGTTCTGAAATACAGAATCCTTATCTCTGTTTAAAGTTAGGTTTCAGTGAAACACAAGTGAAGGATTCAGTGTCCTCAGGCACAATAACCGGAATCAAGTTTTATGTCTCTGTCACGTGACCCAGCAAAGTGTTGTGAAAGACATTTTGTTCCAGGAAAGGTTGTGTAACATAACGTGACGTATTATGTTGTTACTTTCTGAGACAAATTTATGAGAACAGAATGGACTGTACAACAGAATAAATATATGATAGatgctcaaaaataaatattttatggatCACCATATATCAGCCATATAAACCTGTGTTtgaaatatgatatatgataaCAAAAATAGCCTACAAGAAAACTAATTTAATGCATACgaaacaaatatctgtcagatTCCTGTTCTGTCTTTGATCCAGAATGTATCTAAATTATTAGCCGTTTTTATTGACGTAACGTCTTAATAAGAATCAGCTAACAGTTATGATTCATCATTGCCAAATCCGGAAGCCGAGCGGTTTATATTTGGCCACTATAAAAAGGGGTAACCAAGTTGAAcgtaatgtaacattttttcaaattattaagattatttatattttgtaagtaTGCATATAGATATCCAAGTACCAGTTTtcttataaatctgataaaacagAGCGGTTTGGCTGCTTTGATACCTTTTTCCCGCATTTGTCGTCACTGATCCCCCCTCTGTAAATGTAGTAGTCCAGCCTGTATGAGCCTTTATCAACCCCGTGCTGCGTTTGTGTGAGGTGAAGTGCGCTTGCGATCATTCGTTTAAGGTTTGGAAACAGTTATCTCTATTCATAAATTTCGGTAAGTATTACTTTAAAATTGTCTTCTGTTGTAATTTGTTTGTCGTACCGAGTAACgtatttttttaaccatgttaCTGAAAAGcgtcatttaaaaaatacatttaactctAAAACGTAGATGTAAAGGAACAAAGACCCAGTGGCCCTAGTCCCTTTcctttattctgttttactccatagtcttctgtttttattatcataacagaCGTTTATTTCCTAAGTTGAGACTGAGTAACGTAACTTCCTGTCTTTGTCTGTGCGTTGAGTTCTTGTCCACGTGAACTGCGTTAACGGTGTGTGTTTTCCTCTTTAAGGTGTCTTTTTATGAGTAATCAAAAGCAGCAGAAGCCAACGCTAACTGGCCAGCGTTTCAAGACACGGAAGAGAGGTTTGTTTGCTTCTGGGCCTCTTCGTTTAGAAGTCACGCTTCAAAAGTGACCGACGCCTTGAAATGTAACCCCCTTTTTTCCCCAGGaagtttaatgtaatttttgttcaataatattttctgaTTGTTTAGAATTTTGAGGGGATTTTATGATAAAATGTGTATgtcatttaattacttatttcatttatagaaaaaataatttcagataaAAACGGaatgaaagcattttaaaatccGTTTTTGAAGTTAGAATTGTGCCACCTGGTGGCTGAAATTGTAATGTCGTGTAAGCTCCCTATATCGATTTATACAGAGGCTTTTGGatttctttcatatatatattttatttctttttattaggTTTTGCATTAGTTTATATAGATAAATTTTGGTTAGAAAGGGAACACCTGGGAAGGATTTTTGTTATTCTGATATCAGGAACACCTGTTAGGCTAAAATAAGAAACGCAATAAATATCAAACAGTAATTTGAAGAAAAAGAGGGGAAATCTAAACAACCGTAAATTATTATTGTAACTATTTACAAACAAACTGTAACTATTTTATGCATTGCTGCACATGCAACTGATAGTAATTCATTGGAAGTTTGCAATTTTGTGAGACAGCCCaatccccccccctttttttttttctttttttttctttttttttctttcaccttCTCAATTTGCTCTGTTGCAGTCTCACCagttcatttctgtgtgtgtccattttaaattctttattttagtGTCACCCCTTGAatgctgtgcactttttttttttatgttctgaaaACACTATCACAATAGGATAGATGCatgtaataaaatacacacaaatatataataaaaatgtatgcgACGCTATACTGCTAATGAAAATGAGTGATTGTGCTAATGAATGTTCATTGGAACCTTGTAGTTCAGGTCTAGACCTGACAAGTAGTCCAGGCACTTCATTGAGCGTACACCTCATTTTCTTATGCCTTCTTTTTGAACAGATGAAAAGGAGAGATTTGACCCTACACAGTTTCAGGAGAGTATTGTACAAGGATTAAATCAAACTGGCACTGATTTAGAGGCTGTTGCCAAGTTCTTGGATTCCTCTGGTGCCAAGCTTGATTATCGTCGCTATGCAGAAACCCTGTTTGATATCCTGGTGGCTGGTGGAATGCTGGGTAAGAGGGTGTTGAGTTCTTAAGTGCTCCTTTGTTTTGGTTGTGAAGTGTAGTTTAATTAGAACTTTTCCACTTGTTGTACCCATTAGCTCCGGGAGGTGCCTTATCCGACGACATGACTCGGACTCACTTCTGTCTCTTCACGGCACCAGAAGATGTTAAGACCATGAAAGCATATGCTCAGGTAATGCCTCTTAATAGGTCTATTAGCAATGTGCTTCTAGAACAGGCTCTCTTTTTAATaagtaatgacattttaaaaatcagcatttaacattcttaaattgacttaatttttttttttttttttttttttttaggtttttaacaAGTTAATCCGGCGTTACAAGTACCTGGAGAAAGGTTTTGAAGAGGAGATTAAAAAGGTAATCTGCACTTGGCCTATAAGATTTTCTTTCTTGAATACCAAAGACCCAGAATTTTGTGACAAAGTAATACTTCTGAATTCCTCCCCCCACCCTTTCTCCCTAGTTGCTCCTGTTTTTAAAAGGGTTCAGTGAGTCGGAGCGTAACAAGCTTGCCATGCTCACTGGCATTTTACTGGCTAATGGGAACCTATCAGCTTTAATCCTTAGCAGCCTCTTCAATGAGAACTTGGTCAAAGAAGGTACGTCTAACATTTGGTCATGCTGGGTTTTCTCTGACTTCCTGTTTATGTACTAATTGTGGTGTTGCTTTTAAAAAGGTTTGTCTCCAGCCTTTGCTGTGATGCTGTTTAAATCGTGGATCAGTGAGAAGGACATTAACTCTGTGGCTGCCAGTCTTCGTAAAGTTGGCATTGACAGCAGGTTGATGGTGAGTCTTAATGCACTGTAGATGGCATGCGTGAACCAGGTCAATGCTGATTGTACTGTTATGGTTTGTCtacttttaactttattttattttttttgtgcaggaGCTGTTTCCAGTGAACAAGCGAAGCTCTGACTACTTCTCTAAATACTTCACTGATGCTGGGCTTAAGGAGCTTTCTGATCTTGCACACAACCAGCGGTCATTAGGAACTCGCAAGGAGCTTCAGAAAGAGATCCAAGAGCAGATGTCTCAAGGGATTTCTTTCAAAGAGGTCCGTAAAGCCCCATAACAAAGTTATGGTGTGTgccccccaacccccacccccccccccccccccccccccaagactAGCGATGGCTAATAATCTGTTTCGTCTCTTAGATCATTGCATATGGCAGGGAAGAAATAAAGAAGAGCAGCATCTCTGAGCAGAAGATGATTGGCATCATGTGGACCAGCGTCATGAGCTCAGTGGAATGGAATAAGAAAGAGGAACTGGTCACTGAACAGGCCATTAAACACCTGAAGGTAAGCGTTGTCCATGGAAGAAAGTAACCATAGCTTTTAGACTCCAGCTGGTTTAACTGGTTTAACATGCCTGAGCCTGGTTTTGGCCACTGACAAATTTGCTTTTCAGTCAATACCAATTTCAATTGAAGCACAATTTTAAAAACCGCTActgttgaccaaagtgctgtacaacatAAATAACCTTTAACAGAATTGAGGCAAAAACAGTCACAAAACAAGACCTAGCGCTAAAATTAAGTCCTGGATAATAAGCCAGAACAAATAAGTGATTTTAACCTAGATTTTAAAATGGATGGTGTGGGAGCAGTTCTGATTTGAATAGGTGGACTATTCCAAAGTCTTGGAGGGGTTACAACAAATACCCGATTCTcctctagaccagtggttcccaacctttttcaactcgcggcccacacaaccaaacacatgttTGCgtggcccactgcaaaaaaattaactgaccctgctattgttgggttaataacttagtactcagaagctagattgttaactgtatttattgaatgaactagggctgtgcgatatggacaaaaaaaaaaatcctatcgcAATTTCtttggtcaattttgagatttcgattttaatcacaattttgacacacacaggtatgctttacagtcataaatacattcaggatgaatttgaaacatttccaaaagaaaaccaattagagctttatcaaagtTGTAACATCTCTAGAACAGAcgtaagtcaaaataatcactatagtaaaggtgtaacaatttctagacttatatatatatatataaaaaatcttgtgtccagggactttttttttttttttttttttttttttgccatacattgttcatagagctcattaattgtagcggtgcctcaggtgttgaaatagatttgttatacattatacaggttcacacatAGGCCTACTCCGTTTGCAATgcgtatatagtgtgtgtatgtggtgcagaagcagcagcgagagcgcattaatgtaacacgaaagcatattaaattaatgcgcgagcgcgaatctatccgctcgcacgcagatttcctttgctctttGACAAAAAACCAGacgcgcttgctcagatacacgctgctctcgcccggagaaagtgcgcgcacttaaaacgtgtcttctcgcgctcaaactgcgtcctgtgcactcacaactctctattctcatgtgctagatatgaattattttcgcacgtttatttctagccttttaccgcgtgcagtgtgaacgctctgatccgttaacatgagctcggaaaaaaggcgcatcacagacagtgtgtgaacctggagtagGCAaattcccagtctgttctgttctcgcgctaggcgcgttgcattctgattagatcggatggcatactgcgggaggtcagggccgcggaaaatcatgctataaagcgatttagaattttttttttttttttttttttttttgactatttctatcgcacagccctagaatgaattggcaatgaacagaaaataactcgggcttatttaattatttatatatgtgtatatgtatgtgtgtgttatgttatgacttagacatttttatatatattaacaatatttattttaatagtaattggcggcccactagggggccgcggcccacaggttgaaaaccactgctctagacTTTAGTCCGGATTTAGGAACCACTAAGTGCCTTAAATTGGCAGACCTAAGAGCTCTTGCTGGTACCAACAGATCAGAGAGGTATAAGTGTgcttaacctaaaaaaaaaaaaccctaataaaTCAAAGTGCAATACGAGCACTTTACATTGATTAACCATATGCTAAAGGATTAAATTTTAAAGACCATAGTACAAGTTCACGCTTTCAAGCTCCCGTTAGGACTCTGGCAGCTGCATTTTGAAACATCTGCAGGTGGTTTAGAGAAGATTGACTGATCCCTCCCCCAAATAGTTACAGTAATCAAGCCTTGAGGTGATTAAAAGCATGGATAACATTATCAAAATTATATAGCGCTTTCAAAATTAGTAAAAGGACTTCATTTTTACCAGTTAGCAACtggaagaaggttttttttttttttttttttttttttttacaacttgatTGACTTGTCTATCCAGCTTTAAAGCGCTGTCCAGTAAAATGCCTTGGTTTTTCACATACAGCCTGACGTAAGGTGCCAGAACACCTAGGTTTAAGTTTGGTATACTCTGGGTATCAGAAGACGTGTTCTTTCTCGCTCCCTCATTCAGACTTGAATAATTTTGGGACATCCATGCTTTAACATCCAAGAGGCAAGTGACTACAGGGTCTAATCTGTTTCAGAGGAAGATGTCATCTGCAACAGTGGTAACATACCATACTTAATGATAGAACCAAGTGGAAGCATATAAAGAGAAAATAACGTGGGAGCTTGAGTAGAACCTTGAGGGACCCCGCAGGTCAAAGGGACAGTAGCGGAGTGAAATTGGCCAATATTGATTGAGAAACTCCTGTTAGTAAGAGGACTGGAACCATTTTGGGCCGAACCACTAATGCCCGCCATCTGTTCGAACCAGGATAGAAAACATTGTGATCTACAGTGTCAAAGCTCAAGTCTAAAAGTACCAATGCTACCGAATCCCAGGAGTCTGTAGCTGAAAgaacattaaactttttttaaaagggcTATCTAAGTGGAATGAAGTTTCCTAGTTTGTATTATGACTAACTTAATTCGTGACTTCTGTTTCTTTCTCAGCAACACAGCCCCCTGCTGAAGGCCTTCACCACACAGGGCCTGTCTGAGCTGACTCTGCTACTGAGAGTTCAAGAGTACTGTTATGACAACATCCACTTCATGAAAACCTTCCAGAAAATTGTTTTGCTGCTCTATAAAGGTAGCATTTCTTGTGGTGCTTCTACAGAGGCATAACTTGTGGTGGTTCTAGAGAGCTTCAATTAGGATGGTCTCTTAACCTTTTTCTTATACATTACTCTTTCTTTAGTGAATGTTGTGAGTGAAGAGGCTGTTCTTAAGTGGTATACTGAAGCTCACCTAGCCAAAGGAAAGAGTGTCTTCCTGGAGCAGATGAAGAAATTTGTGGAGTGGCTGAAAAATGCTGAAGAGGGTGAGTATCGGTCTCAATTAAACATGATGGTTTCTTTGTTTTCACATATTAAAGAAATTACACTCTTGTTTCAGAATCCGAATCTGAGGAGGAAACAGATGAAGACTGAACCAAGGTTGCTTCATTTTGGAATGAGAAACCGTTCTGACTGTAGATGATTCTCTTGCATTTCAGTTGACTGGTTTAGATCTCTTGAGCTTACctaacacaactgtttttagagTCTTAAGCAAGAAATGTTAACTTGAGATTGCACTTGTAGTCATTGCCAAGGAAGAATGATTGTTCTCGCTTCTGTGGAACTCTTATCAAAGACCTTTTTTAGATGTTAGTCAAATTATTCTGGATATTTATGTACAGTACCACCATTGTGACTTATCCtttatattttgacttttataaaaataaagaaaatcgtGCAAGTCTGTCTTTATGAATTCTTTAATTCTTGAGGTGAAAGTACCTGTTTGTTCTCTTAAATAAGGAAACCATTTATTGTGGCACTGGTCATGTGACTGAGGTAATTTTTATGTCTGTCACAGTATGAGTGTAATTCATTGACTTAATCAGTCCTCTTTGAACCTGGCATAAGTAGGAGTTATTTACCATTATTTAGAGCACCATATTTATGAAAGCCATAAACACGACAGGAtccaaatttaaatttatttct
This genomic stretch from Cyprinus carpio isolate SPL01 chromosome B9, ASM1834038v1, whole genome shotgun sequence harbors:
- the LOC109112022 gene encoding basic leucine zipper and W2 domain-containing protein 1-B-like produces the protein MSNQKQQKPTLTGQRFKTRKRDEKERFDPTQFQESIVQGLNQTGTDLEAVAKFLDSSGAKLDYRRYAETLFDILVAGGMLAPGGALSDDMTRTHFCLFTAPEDVKTMKAYAQVFNKLIRRYKYLEKGFEEEIKKLLLFLKGFSESERNKLAMLTGILLANGNLSALILSSLFNENLVKEGLSPAFAVMLFKSWISEKDINSVAASLRKVGIDSRLMELFPVNKRSSDYFSKYFTDAGLKELSDLAHNQRSLGTRKELQKEIQEQMSQGISFKEIIAYGREEIKKSSISEQKMIGIMWTSVMSSVEWNKKEELVTEQAIKHLKQHSPLLKAFTTQGLSELTLLLRVQEYCYDNIHFMKTFQKIVLLLYKVNVVSEEAVLKWYTEAHLAKGKSVFLEQMKKFVEWLKNAEEESESEEETDED